In Hyphomicrobiales bacterium, a single window of DNA contains:
- a CDS encoding lytic transglycosylase domain-containing protein encodes MNKYFKSAAVLSALYFGLLSTTASAGETEMVSMIKALAPAHGVPTWFALRIAKVESNYNPHARGSHGELGLFQLKCATAREMGFRGNCTTLLNPSVNIQYGLKHLALAIRKSNGNLKLAASKHNGGLGRKKLVASYVAKVF; translated from the coding sequence ATGAATAAGTACTTCAAGTCTGCTGCAGTTCTGTCAGCACTCTACTTCGGTCTACTTTCAACGACCGCATCTGCCGGCGAAACAGAAATGGTTTCGATGATCAAGGCGCTCGCACCCGCCCATGGTGTGCCAACCTGGTTTGCACTGCGCATCGCCAAGGTTGAATCGAACTACAATCCGCACGCCCGCGGATCCCACGGTGAACTGGGCCTGTTCCAGCTGAAGTGCGCCACGGCGCGCGAAATGGGCTTCCGTGGCAATTGCACGACGCTTCTCAATCCGTCCGTCAACATCCAGTACGGCCTGAAGCACCTTGCCCTTGCCATTCGCAAGTCCAACGGCAACCTGAAGCTCGCGGCCTCCAAGCACAACGGCGGCCTTGGCCGCAAGAAACTCGTGGCCTCCTACGTCGCCAAGGTGTTTTGA
- a CDS encoding GNAT family N-acetyltransferase: MEHHLLPFFVVEAMVWNDLETARLILRPLRAEDADVLVRELNDFAIARNTARIPHPYHRSDALEFLDFAASGVARSRIAGVEEKTSPGQLIGVISYEWHEASDNAELGYWYSQAMWGKGIGSEAGRAMVDDAFGREGHRELIACYHNDNAASARILVKLGFEVTGPCSSYSKAQGREVPVTNLSLSRERWRQGVQNTLAT, encoded by the coding sequence ATGGAACACCATCTCCTCCCTTTTTTCGTTGTGGAGGCGATGGTGTGGAACGATCTTGAAACCGCCCGGCTGATCCTGCGCCCGTTGCGCGCGGAGGATGCTGATGTGCTGGTGCGCGAACTCAATGATTTTGCCATCGCGCGCAACACGGCGCGCATTCCCCATCCCTACCACCGCAGCGATGCTTTGGAATTCCTGGACTTCGCGGCGTCAGGCGTTGCCCGCTCGCGCATTGCCGGCGTCGAGGAAAAGACCTCGCCCGGACAGCTGATCGGCGTCATCAGCTATGAATGGCATGAAGCCTCGGACAATGCCGAGCTTGGCTACTGGTATTCGCAAGCGATGTGGGGAAAAGGCATCGGCAGCGAGGCGGGCCGCGCCATGGTCGATGACGCCTTCGGGCGGGAAGGCCACCGCGAACTCATCGCCTGTTACCACAACGACAACGCCGCTTCGGCGCGCATCCTGGTGAAGCTGGGATTTGAAGTGACCGGCCCGTGCAGCAGTTATTCCAAGGCGCAGGGGCGGGAAGTGCCCGTGACAAACCTCAGCCTGTCACGGGAACGCTGGCGTCAAGGCGTTCAAAACACCTTGGCGACGTAG
- the rpmA gene encoding 50S ribosomal protein L27 — protein MAHKKAGGSSRNGRDTAGRRLGVKLFGGEQAIPGNIILRQRGTKWHPGTGVGMGRDHTIFAMVAGTVTFRGTKDNKQLVSVVAPKAAE, from the coding sequence ATGGCACACAAAAAAGCAGGCGGTTCATCCCGCAACGGCCGCGACACCGCTGGCCGCCGTCTCGGCGTAAAGCTGTTCGGTGGCGAGCAGGCCATTCCCGGCAACATCATCCTGCGCCAGCGCGGCACCAAGTGGCACCCGGGAACGGGCGTCGGCATGGGCCGTGACCACACCATCTTCGCGATGGTCGCCGGCACCGTGACCTTCCGCGGCACCAAGGACAACAAGCAGCTCGTGTCTGTCGTTGCCCCCAAGGCAGCGGAATAA
- a CDS encoding 50S ribosomal protein L21, translating to MYAVIKTGGKQYRVAANDKITIEKLDGAAGDQITFDNVLMVGNGGSVEIGAPFVAGATVVGEIAAQEKADTVYIFKKRRRKHYRRRNGHRQLLTSVTITDILTGGAKPAAKAKAEKKAEAKAAPAAAAQPLAAPVGEGKSDDISLIGGIGPKMETGMRELGYNTFASIAAMSADDVAKAEAHLKQKGRIGREEWIEQAKELLAGKPPRAKTDRART from the coding sequence ATGTACGCAGTCATCAAGACGGGCGGCAAGCAGTATCGCGTTGCCGCCAACGACAAGATCACCATTGAAAAGCTCGACGGCGCCGCCGGCGACCAGATCACGTTCGACAACGTGCTGATGGTCGGCAACGGCGGTTCGGTTGAAATTGGCGCGCCCTTCGTGGCCGGCGCCACCGTGGTCGGCGAAATCGCCGCCCAGGAGAAGGCCGACACGGTCTATATTTTCAAGAAGCGCCGCCGCAAGCACTACCGCCGCCGCAACGGCCACCGCCAGTTGCTGACGTCGGTGACGATCACCGACATCCTGACAGGTGGTGCGAAGCCGGCCGCCAAGGCCAAGGCCGAGAAGAAGGCGGAAGCCAAGGCCGCTCCGGCCGCTGCCGCCCAGCCGCTCGCCGCGCCCGTGGGTGAAGGCAAGTCGGATGACATTTCCCTCATTGGCGGCATTGGCCCCAAGATGGAAACGGGCATGCGCGAACTGGGCTACAACACCTTCGCCTCCATCGCCGCCATGAGCGCCGATGACGTGGCCAAGGCCGAAGCCCACCTGAAGCAGAAGGGCCGCATCGGCCGCGAGGAATGGATCGAGCAGGCGAAGGAACTCCTCGCCGGCAAGCCGCCCCGCGCCAAGACCGACCGCGCCCGCACCTAA
- a CDS encoding protein meaA, translating to MSERRKDSPWLMRTYAGHSTAEDSNRLFRTNLSKGQTGLSVAFDLPTQTGYDSDDPRARGEVGKVGVPISHIGDMRALFDGIPLAEMNTSMTINATAAWLMALYVAVAEEQGAPREKLQGTTQNDIIKEYLARGTYVFPPEASLRLTVDTIAFATREMPKFNPVNICSYHLQEAGATPAQELAFALATATAVLDACKASPEIAAGAFPIVASRISFFVNAGIRFVTEVCKMRAFVDLWDEMLRERYGVADEKLRRFRYGVQVNSLGLTEPQPENNVYRILIEMLGVVLSKTARARAVQLPAWNEALGLPRPFDQQWSLRMQQIMAFETDLLEHEDIFDGSSVIAAKVEALKAEARTEMAAVAAQGGAASLAGLAYMKEALVSSNTARLQAIESGEIQVVGVNVFTSSEPSPLASGNAIMTVKDDVEFGQIERLKAWRAMRDCKAAAAALAALKQAAAEGRSIMEPSIACARAGVTTGEWGSALREVFGEFRAPTGVSLRPHDGVHASHEALQGRVAKLAQALGVAPKFLMGKPGLDGHSNGAEQIATRAADIGMSVIYDGIRMTPDELVERAVAEKVQLLGLSILSGSHVPLVRDVMQKLRARNISIPVVVGGIIPDDDANVLKQLGAAAIYTPKDYDLNRIMDGLVGLMEQRATG from the coding sequence ATGTCTGAACGCCGCAAGGACAGTCCCTGGCTGATGCGGACCTACGCCGGGCATTCCACGGCGGAAGATTCCAACCGGCTGTTCCGCACCAACCTGTCCAAGGGCCAGACCGGATTGTCGGTGGCCTTCGACCTGCCGACGCAGACGGGCTACGACAGCGATGATCCGCGGGCGCGGGGCGAAGTGGGAAAGGTCGGCGTGCCCATCTCGCACATCGGCGACATGCGGGCCCTCTTCGATGGCATTCCGCTCGCCGAGATGAACACCTCCATGACCATCAATGCCACAGCGGCGTGGCTGATGGCGCTCTACGTGGCGGTGGCGGAGGAGCAGGGGGCACCGCGCGAGAAGCTGCAGGGCACCACGCAGAACGACATCATCAAGGAGTATCTGGCGCGTGGCACTTATGTGTTTCCGCCGGAGGCCTCGTTGCGCCTGACGGTCGATACCATTGCCTTCGCCACGCGGGAGATGCCGAAGTTCAACCCCGTCAACATCTGCTCCTACCATCTGCAGGAAGCGGGTGCGACGCCGGCGCAGGAACTTGCCTTCGCGCTCGCCACGGCCACGGCCGTGCTCGATGCCTGCAAGGCCTCGCCCGAGATTGCCGCCGGAGCCTTCCCCATCGTTGCCAGCCGCATCTCGTTCTTCGTCAACGCGGGTATCCGCTTTGTGACGGAAGTCTGCAAGATGCGCGCCTTCGTCGATCTCTGGGACGAGATGCTGCGGGAGCGCTACGGTGTGGCCGACGAAAAACTCCGCCGCTTCCGCTATGGCGTGCAGGTCAATTCGCTCGGACTCACCGAGCCGCAGCCTGAAAACAACGTCTATCGCATCCTCATCGAGATGCTGGGCGTGGTGCTGTCGAAGACGGCGCGCGCCCGCGCGGTGCAGTTGCCGGCGTGGAACGAGGCGCTGGGCCTGCCGCGGCCTTTCGACCAGCAGTGGTCGCTCCGCATGCAGCAGATCATGGCCTTCGAGACGGACCTGCTTGAGCACGAGGACATCTTCGACGGCAGCAGCGTGATTGCCGCCAAGGTGGAGGCGCTGAAGGCGGAGGCCCGGACGGAAATGGCAGCGGTGGCGGCGCAAGGCGGCGCGGCCTCCCTGGCGGGGCTCGCTTACATGAAGGAGGCGCTCGTTTCCTCCAACACGGCACGCCTGCAAGCGATCGAGTCAGGCGAGATACAGGTCGTCGGTGTCAACGTCTTCACCTCCAGCGAGCCGTCGCCGCTTGCCTCCGGCAATGCCATCATGACGGTGAAGGACGATGTGGAGTTCGGCCAGATCGAACGCCTCAAGGCGTGGCGGGCGATGCGCGACTGCAAGGCTGCCGCCGCGGCTCTCGCGGCGCTGAAGCAAGCGGCAGCGGAAGGCCGCAGCATCATGGAGCCCTCCATTGCCTGCGCCAGGGCTGGCGTCACAACGGGTGAATGGGGCAGCGCCTTGCGTGAGGTGTTCGGGGAGTTCCGCGCGCCCACGGGCGTGAGCCTCCGCCCCCATGACGGCGTTCATGCTTCACATGAGGCGCTTCAGGGACGTGTGGCAAAACTTGCACAAGCCCTTGGGGTCGCACCCAAATTCCTCATGGGCAAGCCCGGACTCGACGGCCATTCCAACGGTGCCGAGCAGATCGCAACCCGCGCCGCCGACATCGGCATGTCCGTCATCTACGACGGCATCCGCATGACGCCCGACGAGCTGGTGGAGCGGGCGGTGGCGGAAAAAGTGCAGCTTCTCGGCCTTTCGATCCTGTCCGGCAGCCATGTGCCGCTGGTGCGCGACGTCATGCAGAAACTCCGTGCACGGAACATCTCCATCCCCGTCGTGGTTGGCGGCATCATCCCGGACGACGACGCAAACGTGCTCAAGCAACTCGGCGCCGCCGCCATCTACACACCCAAGGACTACGACCTGAACAGGATCATGGACGGGCTGGTGGGGTTGATGGAGCAGCGCGCTACTGGGTGA
- the ccrA gene encoding crotonyl-CoA carboxylase/reductase encodes MTAAASTLPSSTDQGRAKDVYAIGKIPPLGQVPAQMHAWCIRQDRHGPPDTAMQVEVVPTWEIGEDECLILVMAAGVNYNGVWAALGKPISPIDGHKNPFHIAGSDASGVVYAVGAKVKRWKVGDEIVVHCNQDDGDDEECNGGDPMFSPSQRIWGYETPDGSFAQFARVQARQLLPKPKHLSWEESACYMLTLATAYRMLFGHRPHVLSAGQSVLVWGASGGLGSMAVQLAATTGASAIGVVSDEDKRDFVLGLGARGVINRKDFKCWGAMPEVGTPAYNDWLKQAREFGKAIWNITGKGNNVDMVFEHPGESTFPVSILVVKRGGMVVICAGTTGYNLTMDARYLWMHQKRAQGSHFANLMQASAANKLVEAQRIDPCMSEVYGWNDIPLAHMKMWKNEHRPGNMAVLVSAPRAGLKSFEDTLEAAG; translated from the coding sequence ATGACCGCAGCCGCCAGCACGCTCCCCTCCTCGACCGACCAGGGCCGGGCAAAGGACGTCTATGCCATCGGCAAGATTCCGCCTCTCGGTCAGGTGCCGGCGCAAATGCATGCCTGGTGCATCCGCCAGGACCGCCACGGGCCGCCCGATACGGCGATGCAGGTGGAGGTCGTTCCGACGTGGGAGATCGGCGAGGATGAATGCCTCATCCTCGTGATGGCGGCGGGCGTGAACTACAACGGCGTCTGGGCCGCGCTGGGCAAGCCCATCTCGCCCATCGACGGCCACAAGAATCCCTTCCACATCGCGGGCTCGGACGCCTCGGGCGTTGTCTATGCCGTGGGTGCCAAGGTGAAGCGCTGGAAGGTGGGAGACGAGATCGTCGTCCACTGCAATCAGGATGACGGCGACGACGAGGAGTGCAATGGCGGCGACCCCATGTTCTCGCCCTCGCAGCGGATCTGGGGTTACGAAACGCCGGACGGCTCCTTCGCCCAGTTCGCCCGCGTGCAGGCCCGCCAGCTCCTGCCCAAGCCGAAGCACCTCTCATGGGAGGAAAGCGCCTGCTACATGCTCACCCTCGCTACCGCCTACCGCATGCTCTTCGGCCACCGCCCGCATGTGCTGAGCGCGGGCCAGAGCGTGCTGGTGTGGGGCGCCTCGGGCGGGCTCGGCTCCATGGCCGTGCAGCTTGCAGCGACGACAGGTGCAAGCGCCATCGGCGTCGTGTCCGACGAGGACAAGCGCGACTTCGTGCTCGGCCTCGGTGCCCGTGGCGTCATCAACCGCAAGGACTTCAAATGCTGGGGCGCCATGCCCGAGGTGGGCACACCCGCCTACAATGACTGGCTGAAGCAGGCCCGCGAATTCGGCAAGGCAATCTGGAACATCACCGGCAAGGGCAACAACGTCGACATGGTGTTCGAACATCCGGGTGAGTCGACCTTCCCGGTCTCGATCCTCGTGGTGAAGCGGGGCGGCATGGTTGTGATCTGCGCCGGCACCACGGGCTACAACCTGACCATGGATGCGCGGTACCTGTGGATGCACCAGAAGCGCGCCCAGGGATCGCACTTTGCAAATCTCATGCAGGCCTCCGCCGCCAACAAGCTGGTCGAGGCCCAGCGCATTGATCCCTGCATGTCGGAGGTCTACGGCTGGAACGACATCCCCCTCGCCCACATGAAGATGTGGAAGAACGAACACCGCCCCGGCAACATGGCCGTGCTGGTCTCAGCGCCGCGCGCCGGACTGAAGAGCTTCGAGGACACGCTGGAAGCTGCGGGGTGA
- a CDS encoding YihY/virulence factor BrkB family protein, with amino-acid sequence MTKNSSATPSISPVRLAVESLRRLFADEAVPLAGNIAFRMLFSIFPFLIFLTALAGFFGTEEQSRAAVDFIIGVVPPAVVQPLASEIRSILTVPRADLLSLAALLTIWSAMAGVDSVRVGLNRAYDLKEQRSGWLIYLIDILFVVGAAALFLAFSVLLVLLPLALRYAATHGVEAVARFAELQQMRIPLALLLIFAGVFAAHVALPARRLPLRRLLPGVLVTVIIWGVMALGFSWWLLEFNSFASTYASLSGLFAAMFFLYLSALVLILGGEVNRVIDLLQTTDTVPEKPDKRE; translated from the coding sequence ATGACCAAGAACAGCAGCGCCACGCCCAGCATCAGCCCGGTGCGCCTCGCCGTGGAGAGCCTGAGGCGTCTCTTCGCCGACGAGGCCGTGCCGCTCGCCGGAAACATCGCCTTCCGCATGTTGTTCTCGATCTTTCCGTTCCTCATCTTCCTCACGGCGCTTGCCGGATTTTTCGGCACGGAGGAACAGTCGCGGGCGGCTGTCGATTTCATCATCGGGGTCGTTCCTCCGGCGGTGGTGCAACCGCTGGCGAGCGAGATCCGCTCCATCCTCACGGTGCCGCGCGCCGACCTCCTCAGCCTCGCTGCATTGCTGACGATCTGGAGCGCCATGGCGGGTGTGGATTCGGTGCGCGTCGGCCTCAACCGCGCCTATGACCTGAAAGAGCAGCGCTCGGGCTGGCTCATCTATCTCATCGACATCCTCTTCGTTGTGGGTGCGGCGGCGCTGTTCCTTGCCTTTTCAGTCCTGCTGGTGCTGCTGCCACTGGCACTCCGCTATGCAGCCACCCACGGCGTCGAGGCGGTGGCGCGCTTTGCGGAGTTGCAGCAGATGCGCATTCCGCTGGCGCTGCTGCTGATCTTTGCCGGCGTCTTTGCCGCCCATGTGGCGCTGCCGGCGCGGCGGCTGCCGCTGCGGCGCCTGCTGCCGGGCGTGCTCGTCACGGTCATCATCTGGGGCGTGATGGCGCTGGGCTTTTCCTGGTGGCTGCTGGAGTTCAACTCCTTCGCCTCCACCTACGCCTCGCTCTCCGGGCTGTTTGCCGCCATGTTCTTCCTCTATCTCTCCGCGCTGGTTCTGATCCTTGGGGGCGAAGTGAACCGCGTCATCGACCTGTTGCAGACAACCGACACGGTTCCGGAAAAACCGGACAAGCGGGAGTGA